One Deltaproteobacteria bacterium PRO3 genomic window carries:
- a CDS encoding ATP-dependent protease, with protein MEMLEALKALPLFPLPRTVFFPKMVLPLHVFEPRYRQLVEDCLQGPGLIGIPLLKPGYEKDYEGRPEIFPVFGFGAITQSERLDDGRFQIMLQGLGRVRLLEEIPGDRLYRRAAVALWPDEDWQAKEKLAPVMQRLRENFLPLLPVYRDLPEAYHSAINRLEDPEIFCHLLATHLVEDPLVSQEMLELPSLEARLKAVEAWIGKESLLKSKSHGPGMI; from the coding sequence ATGGAGATGCTGGAGGCGCTGAAGGCGCTGCCGCTCTTTCCGCTGCCGCGTACGGTATTTTTTCCCAAAATGGTCCTGCCCCTGCACGTCTTCGAGCCGCGTTACCGGCAATTGGTGGAGGACTGCTTGCAAGGGCCCGGCCTGATCGGCATTCCCCTGCTCAAGCCCGGCTACGAGAAGGACTACGAAGGGCGGCCTGAGATATTCCCGGTCTTCGGCTTCGGCGCCATCACCCAGTCCGAGCGCTTGGACGACGGGCGCTTTCAGATCATGTTGCAGGGCTTGGGAAGGGTGCGCTTGCTGGAAGAGATCCCCGGCGACCGCCTCTACCGCCGGGCGGCCGTCGCGCTGTGGCCCGACGAGGACTGGCAGGCCAAGGAAAAGCTGGCCCCCGTCATGCAGCGACTGCGGGAGAATTTCCTCCCCCTGCTGCCCGTCTACCGCGACCTCCCCGAGGCCTACCACTCCGCGATCAATCGCCTGGAGGACCCCGAGATTTTCTGCCACCTCCTCGCCACCCACTTGGTGGAGGATCCGCTGGTCAGCCAGGAGATGCTCGAGCTTCCCTCCCTGGAGGCGCGGCTCAAGGCCGTCGAGGCCTGGATCGGCAAGGAGAGCCTGCTGAAATCCAAATCCCACGGCCCCGGGATGATCTGA
- a CDS encoding NAD(P)-dependent oxidoreductase, translated as MSAPSPPPRPRHCLVTGAAGFMGSYMVETLVRAGHRVRATDIIPASGEDEPKAGRYPGLLRRLGADYRSADLCAADSWKPLLEDVDWVFHIAGLFDYSAPREALFRVNVAATRGLLETLSAKGGIERLILWGAGGIYGRPKPDELPLREDSPKRPPNAYLQSKWEQELLAQRYFEEKKIPYTCLRPTGVYGPRAVYGMGRMLAQMAAMKRIRIPKNFLGRMPLVHAADVCRAALFLAERAEAAGEAYHLADDRPYRNVEFFRMLAELLGKPFATLPPVPPGLLRGLALAAATLENFYAKRLAHRRPNLEKDTIFMLGADFWYSNEKLKGTGFRFQYPDSREGLRETLQWMREKGLIPTSSLAEGGG; from the coding sequence ATGAGCGCCCCCTCGCCCCCGCCACGGCCGAGGCACTGCCTCGTCACCGGCGCCGCCGGATTCATGGGCTCCTACATGGTCGAGACCCTGGTCCGCGCCGGGCACCGGGTGCGCGCGACCGATATTATCCCCGCCTCCGGAGAAGACGAGCCCAAGGCCGGGCGCTACCCCGGCCTGCTGCGGCGACTGGGCGCCGACTACCGGAGCGCCGACTTATGCGCCGCCGACAGCTGGAAACCGCTTTTGGAAGATGTCGATTGGGTCTTTCACATCGCCGGGCTCTTCGATTACAGCGCCCCGCGCGAGGCCCTGTTTCGCGTCAACGTCGCGGCGACGCGCGGCCTGCTGGAGACCCTAAGCGCGAAGGGCGGCATCGAGCGGCTGATCCTTTGGGGCGCGGGCGGGATCTACGGCCGCCCCAAGCCCGACGAGCTCCCGCTGCGGGAAGACTCCCCCAAGCGCCCGCCCAACGCCTACCTGCAATCGAAGTGGGAGCAAGAGCTCCTGGCGCAACGCTACTTTGAAGAGAAAAAAATCCCCTACACCTGCCTGCGCCCCACCGGCGTCTACGGGCCGCGCGCGGTCTACGGCATGGGACGCATGCTGGCGCAGATGGCCGCGATGAAGAGGATCCGCATCCCCAAAAATTTCCTCGGCCGCATGCCGCTGGTCCACGCGGCGGACGTCTGCCGCGCCGCCCTCTTCCTCGCCGAGCGCGCCGAGGCCGCCGGCGAGGCCTATCACCTCGCGGACGACCGGCCCTACCGCAACGTGGAATTTTTCCGAATGCTGGCCGAGCTGCTGGGCAAGCCCTTCGCGACACTGCCCCCGGTCCCGCCCGGCCTGCTGCGCGGCCTCGCCCTGGCGGCCGCGACGTTGGAGAACTTTTACGCCAAGCGCCTCGCGCACCGCCGCCCCAACTTGGAGAAGGACACGATCTTCATGCTGGGCGCGGATTTTTGGTACTCGAACGAGAAGCTGAAGGGCACGGGATTTCGCTTCCAGTACCCCGACAGCCGGGAGGGCCTGCGCGAAACCTTGCAATGGATGAGGGAAAAGGGCTTAATCCCAACATCTTCCTTAGCGGAAGGAGGTGGTTAA
- a CDS encoding class I SAM-dependent methyltransferase, giving the protein MEEVQKTFREIAERYDRNRRKLIPCFDGFYASVVAMAPFPPEGEFRVLDLGAGTGLLTQFLRDRFPKARYTLIDFTAEMLDKARQRFAEAEGMRYLVADYAAADWEGPYDLIVSSLSIHHLSDAAKRELYRKVFANLAPSGCFLNAEFVRAADPQVQARYWELWIQGMRDAGLTEAEVAQALERTAIDILATVEEQLAWLREAGFSQVDCHFKDKLFAVFGGRRP; this is encoded by the coding sequence GTGGAGGAAGTCCAAAAGACCTTTCGCGAGATCGCCGAGCGCTACGATCGCAACCGGCGCAAGCTCATTCCCTGCTTCGACGGTTTCTACGCAAGCGTCGTCGCGATGGCGCCTTTTCCGCCGGAGGGCGAATTCCGCGTCCTCGATTTGGGCGCGGGGACGGGACTGCTGACGCAGTTCCTTCGCGACCGCTTTCCCAAGGCGCGCTATACCCTGATCGACTTCACCGCCGAGATGCTCGACAAGGCCCGGCAGCGCTTCGCGGAGGCGGAGGGGATGCGCTATCTTGTCGCCGACTACGCCGCCGCCGATTGGGAGGGGCCCTACGACCTGATCGTTTCCTCGCTCTCCATCCATCACTTGAGCGACGCGGCGAAACGCGAGCTCTACCGCAAGGTCTTCGCGAATTTGGCCCCTTCCGGATGCTTTCTCAATGCCGAGTTCGTCCGCGCCGCCGACCCGCAGGTGCAGGCGCGCTACTGGGAGCTGTGGATCCAAGGCATGCGCGACGCGGGCTTGACCGAGGCGGAGGTCGCGCAGGCCCTCGAGCGCACCGCGATCGACATCCTCGCGACGGTCGAGGAGCAACTGGCCTGGCTGCGCGAGGCGGGCTTTTCCCAAGTCGACTGTCACTTCAAAGACAAACTCTTCGCGGTCTTCGGTGGGCGCCGCCCCTAG
- a CDS encoding methylglyoxal synthase gives MKKAKKQRLALIAHDGKKAEMVGFVKDNLRQIQKFQIVATGTTGRYLEQAGLKVEKMESGPKGGDAQIAAMMVEGGLDGVIFLRDPLGIHPHEPDIFMLLRLADVHNVPLATNLATAKILIGGI, from the coding sequence ATGAAGAAAGCGAAAAAGCAGCGCCTGGCCCTGATCGCCCACGACGGGAAAAAGGCCGAGATGGTCGGCTTCGTCAAGGACAACCTGAGGCAGATCCAAAAATTCCAGATCGTCGCCACCGGCACGACGGGGCGCTACCTCGAGCAGGCCGGCCTCAAGGTCGAAAAGATGGAGAGCGGCCCCAAGGGCGGCGACGCCCAGATCGCCGCGATGATGGTCGAGGGCGGCCTGGACGGCGTGATCTTCCTGCGCGACCCCTTGGGCATCCACCCCCACGAGCCCGACATCTTCATGCTGCTGCGCCTGGCCGACGTGCACAACGTCCCCTTGGCCACCAACCTCGCCACGGCTAAAATCCTCATCGGGGGAATTTAA
- a CDS encoding NAD(P)/FAD-dependent oxidoreductase, with protein MHQQEKNTRPKALILGGGFGGLYAAQALRGAPVDVTLVDRRNFHLFQPLLYQVATGGLSPGDIASPLRAILKRSRNTQVLSAEIEDVDPKAQKVYLSDGELDYDYLVVATGASHPYFGHPEWESLAPPLKTVEDALEIRRRIFLAFETAERESDPRRRRAWLNFVVVGGGPTGVELAGALAELAFGTLKGEFKRIDTRDVKIYLLEGTDRVLPPYPPKLSAKAAAKLHKLGVEVRTESFLTHIEAGSVTVKRGDRSEKIPTHTVLWAAGVAASPLGKKIAARSGVKPDRAGRLPVEPDLSLPGYPNLFVIGDLALFTHQGGSPLPGVAPVAMQQGRYVAKVLEDRIRLKDSPPFHYFNKGNLAVIGRNAAVADIGFLKINGFFAWLIWAFVHIRYLIEFDNKVLVLMQWAWNYFTRNRGARLITGEHLLPLLEAAPQAKKKTR; from the coding sequence ATGCACCAACAGGAAAAAAATACCCGGCCGAAGGCCCTCATCCTCGGGGGCGGCTTCGGCGGCCTCTACGCCGCCCAGGCCTTGAGGGGCGCCCCCGTCGACGTAACGCTGGTCGACCGCCGCAACTTTCACCTCTTCCAGCCCCTGCTCTACCAGGTCGCCACGGGAGGCTTGTCACCCGGAGACATCGCCTCGCCCCTGCGCGCCATCCTCAAGCGCAGCCGAAACACCCAGGTGCTCAGCGCCGAGATCGAGGACGTCGACCCCAAGGCCCAAAAGGTTTATTTGAGCGACGGCGAGCTGGACTACGACTACCTGGTCGTCGCGACCGGCGCCAGCCACCCCTACTTCGGCCACCCCGAGTGGGAGTCGCTGGCGCCCCCGCTCAAGACCGTCGAGGACGCCCTCGAGATCCGGCGCCGCATCTTCCTGGCCTTCGAGACCGCCGAGCGCGAGAGCGACCCGCGGCGGCGCCGCGCCTGGCTCAACTTCGTCGTGGTCGGCGGCGGGCCGACCGGCGTCGAGCTGGCGGGCGCCCTGGCCGAGCTGGCTTTCGGCACGCTCAAGGGCGAGTTCAAGCGCATCGACACCCGCGACGTGAAGATCTACCTCCTGGAAGGCACCGACCGCGTCCTGCCGCCCTACCCGCCCAAACTCTCCGCCAAGGCGGCCGCCAAGCTGCACAAGCTCGGCGTCGAGGTGCGCACCGAGAGCTTCCTCACCCACATCGAGGCGGGCTCGGTCACGGTGAAGCGCGGCGACCGCTCCGAGAAGATCCCGACCCACACCGTCCTCTGGGCGGCGGGCGTAGCCGCCTCGCCGCTCGGCAAAAAAATCGCCGCGCGCAGCGGCGTCAAGCCCGACCGCGCCGGACGCCTGCCGGTGGAGCCCGACCTGAGCCTCCCCGGCTATCCCAACCTCTTCGTCATCGGCGACCTGGCCCTCTTCACGCACCAGGGCGGGAGCCCCCTGCCCGGCGTCGCCCCCGTCGCGATGCAGCAGGGGCGCTACGTCGCCAAGGTCCTGGAAGACCGGATCCGCCTCAAGGACTCGCCGCCCTTCCATTACTTCAACAAGGGCAACCTCGCGGTCATCGGCCGCAACGCGGCGGTGGCCGACATCGGCTTCCTCAAGATCAACGGCTTCTTCGCCTGGCTGATCTGGGCCTTCGTCCACATCCGCTATCTGATCGAATTCGACAACAAGGTCCTGGTCCTGATGCAGTGGGCCTGGAATTACTTCACCCGCAACCGCGGCGCCCGCCTGATCACCGGCGAGCACTTGCTGCCGCTGCTCGAGGCCGCGCCCCAAGCCAAGAAGAAAACAAGGTAA
- a CDS encoding TMEM165/GDT1 family protein, producing the protein MKAMLPVFLSVFLAELGDKTQLATLLFATERQLARWQVFAAASAALVLSTLIAVLIGEQLTALISPKALKIVAGLGFVAIGVWTLWKG; encoded by the coding sequence ATGAAAGCCATGCTCCCCGTCTTCCTCAGCGTCTTCCTGGCCGAGCTGGGCGACAAGACCCAGCTCGCCACCCTGCTCTTCGCCACCGAGCGCCAGCTGGCGCGCTGGCAGGTCTTCGCTGCGGCCTCCGCCGCCTTGGTTCTGTCGACCTTGATAGCCGTTCTCATCGGAGAACAATTGACCGCCCTGATCTCGCCCAAGGCCCTCAAGATCGTCGCCGGCCTCGGCTTCGTGGCCATCGGCGTCTGGACGCTGTGGAAGGGCTGA
- a CDS encoding aspartate ammonia-lyase translates to MKKSSAKPSSTHRVEKDSLGEKQIPHGVYYGVQTARAVDNFPISGWRPHPAFVDATVLIKKAAATVHGALGLIPKKHVAAIVRACDEILAGQHREHFVVDVFQAGAGTSHHMNVNEVLANRANEMLGGKRGAYSPINPNDHVNMAQSTNDVIPTAIRISALLLKDDLLSALGQLQKAFAKKAKAWDKIVKSGRTHLQDATPIRLGQEFGGYASCLASHLAWVKEAFQPLTSLGLGGTAVGTGINSHPKYRPMVAKELGRLIGEPLKPAKDYFEAMQSMSPFVHLSNALRNLTLDLIRIANDLRLLASGPRTGLYEIVLPAVQPGSSIMPGKVNPVLAEMTDMAGFFVLGLDTTIAYASQAGQLELNVMMPIIAFSLSWELSILTNTMKALATKCVDGIVAFPDRCRYYAENSVSIATVLNPILGYAATAEIVKKAVATGKPLRELLVQSNLTDAQIEQVFDLYDSTYPNLKGGTKAGG, encoded by the coding sequence ATGAAAAAATCCTCCGCCAAGCCCTCTTCCACCCATCGCGTTGAAAAAGATTCCCTCGGGGAAAAACAGATCCCGCACGGGGTCTACTACGGCGTCCAAACCGCCCGGGCCGTCGACAACTTCCCGATCAGCGGCTGGCGGCCCCACCCGGCCTTCGTCGACGCCACGGTCCTGATCAAGAAGGCCGCCGCGACGGTGCACGGGGCTTTGGGCCTGATTCCGAAAAAACACGTCGCCGCCATCGTACGGGCCTGCGACGAGATCTTGGCCGGCCAACACCGCGAGCACTTCGTCGTCGACGTCTTCCAGGCCGGCGCCGGCACCAGCCACCACATGAACGTCAACGAGGTCCTGGCCAACCGGGCCAACGAGATGCTGGGCGGCAAGCGCGGCGCCTACAGCCCGATCAACCCCAACGACCACGTCAACATGGCGCAGTCCACCAACGACGTGATCCCCACGGCGATCCGCATTTCGGCGTTGTTGTTGAAGGACGATTTGCTCTCGGCCTTGGGACAGCTGCAAAAGGCCTTCGCCAAGAAGGCCAAGGCCTGGGACAAGATCGTCAAGTCGGGACGCACGCACCTCCAGGACGCGACGCCGATCCGGCTGGGGCAAGAATTCGGCGGCTACGCCTCCTGCCTGGCCAGCCACCTGGCCTGGGTGAAAGAAGCCTTCCAACCCTTGACCTCGCTGGGCCTGGGCGGCACGGCCGTCGGCACCGGGATCAACAGCCATCCCAAGTACCGCCCCATGGTCGCGAAGGAGTTGGGCCGCCTGATCGGCGAGCCGCTGAAGCCGGCCAAGGACTACTTCGAGGCGATGCAGTCGATGTCGCCCTTCGTGCATCTCTCCAACGCCCTGCGCAACCTGACCCTCGACCTGATCCGCATCGCCAACGACCTGCGGCTCTTGGCCTCGGGCCCGCGCACCGGCCTCTACGAGATCGTCCTCCCGGCCGTGCAGCCCGGCAGCTCGATCATGCCCGGCAAGGTCAACCCGGTCTTGGCCGAGATGACCGACATGGCGGGATTTTTCGTCCTGGGCCTCGACACCACCATCGCCTACGCCTCGCAGGCGGGACAGCTCGAGCTCAACGTCATGATGCCGATCATCGCCTTTTCTTTAAGCTGGGAGCTGAGCATCCTCACCAACACGATGAAGGCCCTGGCCACGAAGTGCGTCGACGGCATCGTCGCCTTCCCCGACCGCTGCCGCTACTACGCGGAAAACTCCGTCTCGATCGCGACGGTGCTCAACCCCATCCTGGGCTACGCCGCCACCGCCGAGATCGTGAAGAAGGCGGTCGCCACCGGCAAGCCGCTCCGCGAGCTGCTGGTGCAGAGCAACCTGACCGACGCGCAGATCGAGCAGGTCTTCGACCTCTACGACAGCACCTATCCCAATTTGAAGGGCGGAACGAAGGCAGGGGGGTAA